From the Conger conger chromosome 13, fConCon1.1, whole genome shotgun sequence genome, the window aactagctgagctaaTCACGCTACTGTCAGGCCACATATTTTGATAGCAGGCAAATGCTACCCTATCAAAAATTGTGACTCTGGTATTCTCTGCCTACTGAGTGAAGTTACATATGCTTTTCTGTGTACAAACATGTCACCTGAgagattttgttttgtgtgtggctCTTTTCTCCATGCATAcaggttttgttttctgtgggtATAGACTTGTCATATATCTTTCTATCAAAAATGTGACTCAGTGACATTCTCTGCCTATTCAAACAACTCAAACCTGCTTTGTTGCGTACATACCAAAAGATAAGAACATGACATGTCACCTGCGAGATCCTGGTTCgggtgtggctcttttttccaCGCATACCGGTCACATATTTTGATAGTAGGCAAATGGTGCCTTATTAAAAAAGAGTGACCCCTATAACACTGTCTACCCAACACCAGTCAAACGTGCTGTGTACAAACAGAAGGTGACATTTGATTTTCTTGAGTGACCCTTTTTTCCAAAGACAAAGTCAAGGAACATATTTCGGTTCCCATATTGAATAGCCTACTCCACAAACCCAATATAGCCACGTAGTGAGCTGatacatgttttaatacaaagtCAGTTTGTTGTCAATTCAAGAGCGGGTTTGCGCTCTTTCATGACAGCGAACAGGCTAAAATTGCTTAACAGTGATCTCCGGTGACACTTATTTCGGTTGGTACCAATTTCGGTGTAACACATGGCCCTTTTCCTTCAGAAGCATCTTATAAAGTAAGGCAACTCTACAGTCGCTAGAAGTCCCTTCTCACATACGCGTAGCCTAAGACTAAGACAAGAATGGAAGTCAAATGAGGCATCTTTAATTATCAAGGCAATTAAAGTCGAGTAGCTAGCAAAACGTCCTACAAGGGAACCCATTTTTATTCCAGAAGCGAGGTTATGGTGGGAAAGATTTCGCCTGTTTTACTCCTGGTTTTAACGCTATAACTGCTTAGCCGCTTTAACTCTAGCTACACAGGTTCTTCTAATCTTACAATTAGtcacataaaataaatagactAGCAGACTACAAACTagtgtcagctttggccagtttTGCCAAAAATCCTATGTGGAagagtgtctgtactgtatgagCCCAGggataaataagtaaataaaacaagACACATAAATACGCTATCGCGTAGCATAGTGATATATGTGATGGTAGGGTATTGATTTTCAGTGTGTTAAGTTTATAACTACAGATTAGTATACTGCTTTCAGAAAAACAACTAGCTTAGCATTTAGATGCAGTGGTTTTAAAAGTTGCCAACCGCCAGTTTTTCCCCTTCTCTTTTTAAACATGCTCTTTGAGGTAtcaacaaagaacccttttagCCGTAACCTGAGTTCTTGAATCGCCACGTCAGGCAAGCATAGCTACACAACCGTGTAGCTTTTATCTCACATTTCGTTTGCAGCAAATGCATATTTACATATGAATTGTACGTGAACACATAAATGCGCGTTAAACAGGCGAATCTTGTGAGCTGTTATCGTAAagcgataaaaaaaaaaaccatttacATCCGCTCTCGCCAAACAAGGATATACTGGTTTGTTGGCTGAATATCACTCCGAACTTAACCTATTTGGCTCGTTGGATTTCAGCAGAATTAAATCAACACTTAATTCGGCTATCATACGTGGGTTTGTGGATATTTCTTTGTGAAGGCGAGGGAGACGACGATAGTAACCTTTCATGGAAATGACTGTTTCAAGGAAATTATCCCTATAGGGTGAGACGTGTATAACTTCTAACACCAACAAGCATCAAGGTCCGTGGCTCAAACGATGTCATTGAATTGTAATGAAGACTCTGGTCCTGAAGATTTTTCTCGCCGCTTTCACCTGCATTCTTTTGACTCTCGCTCTGTGCTTTCTAAATCTTCCGCAACCGATACAGGATTTCAGTGAACTTACAGCTAGAGAGAATAAAAAAGTTACCATTCTTGTCTGGTGGCTGCCTTTTGGGAGGTATCGGGAAATGCCAGACTGTGCCGCTAGTTATGGAATCCATGAGTGTTTAGTAACTATTGACCGTGATGCTTACTCACAAGCCAACGCGGTAATCATTCATCACAAGGAGATCATGGGCAATCTTAGCGGGCTGCCACTCAGCCCTCGGCCACAGAGGCAGAAGTGGATATGGATGAACTTTGAGTCGCCCACCCACACCTCAGGTTTGGAGGAGCTGGAAGGAATCTTTAACTGGACCATGACTTATAAGGTAGGGTCTGACATTTTTATGCCATATGGATACCTACGACCACGGAAAGCCGCAAGGTCCTCAACTGTGCTTTTGCCACACAAAAAAAGGTTGGTGGCCTGGGTTATCAGCAATTGGAACGAGGACCATGCCCGTGTGATCCTTTACTGGAGGCTGAGGAGGTATATTCCGATTGACGTGTATGGCCGTAATGCCATAGAGTTGGTGAACAACAGTGTGGTGCAGACTGTTTCGCAGTACAAGTTCTACCTGGCCTTTGAGAACTCACAGCACCCAGACTACATCACAGAGAAACTGTGGCGGAACGCCTTGGGGTCAAGTGCTGTGCCCGTGGTCCTGGGGCCCCCTCGGAGCAACTATGAGAGGTTTCTCCCCGCTGACGCCTTCATCCACGTGGATGACTTCCACAGTCCCAAGATGTTGGCTGCATACCTGAGGTTCCTGGCCAAAACTCCCCAGTTATACAGACGTTACTTCAACTGGAAAAGGGACTACACAGTCCATGTCACCTCCTTCTGGAATGAACACTTCTGTGCTGCCTGTAAAGCAGTGTGGGCTGGCAAGCACCAGATTAAAACAGTATCTGATCTCAAGTTATGGTACGACACCTAAATTTGTGGGAGTCACTATTTGCATTGCTTATTGCAggtatatgaagaaaaaaaaattatatttattgtaatattgtatagttttatttattatcttcgGAAAAGTTGATATATTTTAAACTAACAATAAAAATTGACTCACTGATTCTGTAAGCAGTGTTAATTCAGTTTAGCTGAAATCAAATCAAGGGCACTTAAATCACAGCCACAACAAACATATTGGTATCATCTGGTCTAAGTCACATGAAGGTTTACCTGTTAAAATTATGTTGATTCATTGTGTGAATGAGAGCAGAATAGTTAGTTGTGTGTTAATTGACATGATGACTTACTTACTGATCAGTGGACTGTAGACTCTCGAAATGATGCAGTGTTTCTATTCATGTTGTAATGTCTCCGAGCAAGGGCTTTTAAAGTTCATCCTGATTCAAAATGAAAGTAGACACTTGTTGCAAATAATTCTTACTGAGTTGTCAGAGAATGTTGATAAGTAGATGTAAACCACACCTCTCCATCCACCCCACTGTTCATGAGTAGAACTTTctcttttgttctttggctgtgcagatctggcTATGAAGTCAAAAGTATAACTCAAATTTCTGAAAGTTTACTTTGAAAAAATATTCTTCCAtcctttttcatttgcattattctttttctgTGGAATTATATTTTTGACACTGATTTTATGTGGAAGTTGGATTAGAGGAGTAAGGTGTGTCTATGCCATCTATGCTTGTGTGACATCATTGGCTTGTGCCAGCCTATGGTGTAATTTTCATCAGAAATTCAATTAAGTAGTCAGTTATAAGTTCCTCACATTACAAAATTCCTGTAGAATTAGTGACAGTTTTGACTTCTTATCTGACATTCCTGTCATTGTAGATGAAATTACTCAACACTGCCATGTCACAGAAGGAGGTTAATGAACTACCTAAGTATTAAGTTAATGTGCAATATGATTTGCCTCTTTGTGTGATAACACTTTGCCCAATTGAGGCCAGTAAACTGAAAACATGCAATAGCTAACAAAGACTACGTGTTCTCAGTGTGAGGGGTTGTTTGTGGAAAGAGGTGCAAATGAATAACTCTTGGTCCCTGCCATTAATTTGCAGATTTGCAGCCAGCCCACATGCCTTTAGTAGCTATGGagttattaaatggtaaatggactgcatttatatagtgtttTTATCCAatgcgctttacaattgatgcccctcattcacccattaacacacacacacacacacaacagcattCAACGTGATAGACTGCCATGCAGGGACACTTCGTTCGACATGCCCAGGGTGGGGGAACAAACCGTCAACCTTCCATCTGCCAGtcaaccgctcttacctcctgagctaatgtcgctcCTAAAAGTTACTTTGAACTTTTAGGAGCTTGAAAGAGGATACATGGGAGGACTTGCAGCCTGTATATTTGCTGTTGATTCCTGTAGTTTTTCATAGActtctatttctattttttgtcaggctctcttttttgttttactgtagCACAAGATGGTTGTTATGTGTGAGAAGTTACAGCACACGATAACTGAAAAAGAGCCAAAACATGGTTCCTTGTTAATATGAAAGTTTTATTTAGAAATGCTTCAGCAATTTGAAATATGACTAAGCGATGAACGGAAAGCTATTGaaacacttatttttttgaaaagacTGCCCATAGCAGTGTCCTGAGACCAAAGTGCCTTATTTTGACAAGCGGatttcacaatgtgtttgtaaaAGCATAATCTATATCTAATCTTTCCACTTGTTAATCCGCAATTGTtaatatttaacaaaatgtttAAGGGTGAGGTctttgagaaagtgtgtgtttaaattCTTTCATTcggctctcatcgctgtctgggatgggtgtcacagggtctgcacttgcttggttttcctcctacctctctggtctctcctaccaggtgacttggaggggctcagtctccgaccctcaccccttacaaactggagtcccgcagggctcagttcttgggcctctcctcttctcgctatgcaccatgtctcttggttctgttatctcttcccatggcttttttttatcattcttatgctgatgacacccaactctttatttccttccccccccccgacacccaagtcaccacccAGATCtgtgcctgcttggctgatatctctgcgtggatgacttcccaccacctgaagctcaaccttgccaaaactgagcttctctacatccctgttaagtcctctccgtcaatcgacctctcactgactgttgaggactttgtagtttcctcctcccgtacggcaaagaatcttggggtgactcttgataactgcctcaccctggctccacaagtatcctccactgccagaacctgcaggttctttctgtataatatacgccgtatccgtcatctcctgacggagaaagccacccagctcctagtccaggcactcgtcatttcccgcctggattactgcaactccctcctagccggtctcctagcgtgtgccatcaagcccctccagctggtccagaatgctgcagcccgcctgatcaccagtcagcccaggttggctcatgtcaccccgcttctaattggcctccactggcttcctattgccgcacgcatccgtttcaaggccctagtgttggcatttcaggctgctaaggggactgccccaccttacatacaatccttgatcactccctactccccagctagaccactccggtctgccagctctggtcgccttatggttccctctttacgtgcacctggcagtcgagctgcacgttcacgcctgttttcctttctggttcctcagtggtggaatgacttgcctaccactgtcaggacagcagaatccctccccctattttgacgcagactcaaaacccaccttttcaaactctaccttagtcctccctcctgatttcccccgcccctcctttctgatatccctatccttgtctaaccccccccccccaaaaaaaaaaaaaggggcccCTTTGTGAGGAGCGGGAGAGTGAATGATGAATCTGTTCATCACGATTACCCAAGAGTGTTTTCATAACTGGCCATACTATGTGTTTTAAACACATGTAGGTGTTATTTCATTGAGGGATATGTTAAGTTATTTATTAGCCAATTTGCATGTTAGCCCATAATACCAAATT encodes:
- the LOC133107636 gene encoding alpha-(1,3)-fucosyltransferase 4-like yields the protein MKTLVLKIFLAAFTCILLTLALCFLNLPQPIQDFSELTARENKKVTILVWWLPFGRYREMPDCAASYGIHECLVTIDRDAYSQANAVIIHHKEIMGNLSGLPLSPRPQRQKWIWMNFESPTHTSGLEELEGIFNWTMTYKVGSDIFMPYGYLRPRKAARSSTVLLPHKKRLVAWVISNWNEDHARVILYWRLRRYIPIDVYGRNAIELVNNSVVQTVSQYKFYLAFENSQHPDYITEKLWRNALGSSAVPVVLGPPRSNYERFLPADAFIHVDDFHSPKMLAAYLRFLAKTPQLYRRYFNWKRDYTVHVTSFWNEHFCAACKAVWAGKHQIKTVSDLKLWYDT